One Mucilaginibacter ginkgonis genomic region harbors:
- the tal gene encoding transaldolase yields MKNPLARIPDFGQSIWLDYIKRSFTRDGSLNKMIDEDGLRGVTSNPAIFQEAFAKGDDYDEAISTYGKEDISAEDLFLKIAIEDVQEAADVFKGVYADTNALDGYVSLEVSPSLALQTEGSLTEARSSWKALDRKNVMIKIPATKEGIPAIKQLISEGVNINVTLLFSLQRYKAVAEAYVEGLEQRLEQGGSLENIASVASFFLSRIDTAIDPMLEKIAAEDQQKALVANQLKGKIAIASARDAYQIYKDVFKSERFAKLEAHGAKPQRLLWASTSVKNKAYDSLMYVEELIGPDTVDTVPKDTLDIYREKGQPASRLENGLEEARYQLYQLETVVGINLNDVTKQLEEEGIEKFIKPFDTLMDTLKEKRKQVTS; encoded by the coding sequence ATGAAAAATCCATTAGCACGTATACCCGATTTTGGGCAGAGTATCTGGCTCGATTATATAAAACGCTCATTCACCCGCGATGGCAGCTTAAACAAAATGATTGATGAAGATGGCCTTCGTGGCGTAACTTCAAATCCTGCTATTTTTCAGGAGGCATTTGCCAAAGGCGATGATTATGATGAGGCCATTTCGACCTACGGTAAAGAAGACATCTCGGCCGAAGACCTTTTTCTGAAAATTGCAATTGAAGACGTGCAGGAAGCTGCCGACGTTTTCAAAGGCGTTTACGCCGACACCAACGCATTAGACGGCTACGTTAGCCTGGAGGTGTCGCCATCTTTGGCTTTACAGACAGAAGGTTCTCTAACAGAGGCCCGTTCGTCATGGAAAGCGCTTGACCGCAAAAATGTGATGATAAAGATACCGGCTACCAAAGAAGGTATACCTGCCATAAAACAGCTGATCAGTGAGGGTGTTAACATCAACGTTACCTTATTGTTTAGCTTGCAACGCTATAAAGCTGTTGCAGAAGCTTACGTAGAAGGTTTGGAGCAGCGTTTAGAACAAGGCGGATCTTTGGAGAACATCGCTTCGGTTGCCAGTTTCTTTTTGAGCCGTATAGATACCGCGATAGACCCGATGCTGGAAAAAATAGCTGCAGAAGATCAGCAAAAAGCTTTAGTAGCTAATCAGCTTAAAGGTAAGATCGCCATTGCCAGCGCCCGCGATGCTTACCAGATCTATAAAGACGTTTTCAAAAGCGAACGTTTTGCCAAACTTGAAGCACATGGCGCTAAACCACAGCGTTTACTTTGGGCAAGTACCAGTGTAAAAAACAAGGCTTATGACAGCCTGATGTATGTGGAAGAATTAATAGGCCCTGATACGGTAGATACTGTTCCAAAAGACACGTTGGATATTTACCGTGAAAAAGGTCAGCCTGCATCACGCTTAGAAAATGGGCTGGAAGAGGCCCGCTACCAACTTTATCAATTAGAGACAGTTGTGGGCATAAACCTTAATGACGTGACTAAACAACTGGAGGAAGAAGGCATAGAAAAATTCATCAAGCCTTTTGATACCCTGATGGATACGCTTAAAGAAAAACGCAAACAGGTTACTTCATGA
- a CDS encoding RpiB/LacA/LacB family sugar-phosphate isomerase, with amino-acid sequence MEIGIAADHAGFEQKNLLLPLLTAAGYQVKDYGASVYNADDDYPDAVLPLAQAISTGEIKRGIAICGSGVGVSVVANKLPGVRAALVTETYSAHQGVEHDDMNLLCLGGRVIGPSLIWDIIETYLKATYIGGGRFQRRLDKIIAIENKHIKP; translated from the coding sequence ATGGAAATAGGCATAGCTGCAGATCATGCCGGTTTTGAGCAAAAGAACTTACTTTTGCCTTTGTTAACCGCCGCCGGTTACCAGGTGAAAGACTACGGCGCGTCTGTGTATAATGCAGACGATGATTATCCTGACGCGGTTTTGCCTCTGGCTCAGGCTATTTCCACGGGCGAAATAAAACGGGGCATTGCCATCTGCGGCAGCGGCGTAGGCGTTTCTGTGGTGGCTAATAAACTCCCCGGCGTTCGCGCGGCCTTGGTTACAGAAACGTATTCGGCACACCAGGGGGTTGAGCATGACGACATGAACCTGCTTTGCCTTGGCGGCAGGGTTATTGGCCCTTCACTTATCTGGGACATTATAGAAACCTATCTTAAAGCAACTTACATTGGTGGTGGCCGCTTTCAGCGCCGCCTCGATAAAATAATAGCGATAGAAAATAAACACATAAAACCATGA
- the tkt gene encoding transketolase: MSTDNSKNIAELSVNTLRMLSIDMVQKANQGHPGLPLGAAPMAYVLWNNFLRFDPKEPKWPNRDRFVLSAGHGSALLYSLLHMYGYDLSMEDLKGFRQLGSRTAGHPESTLTPGVEVTTGPLGQGFGNGVGMAMATQFLAATYNKEGHDLVDHYVYSIVSDGDLMEGVASEAASLAGHLKLGRLVYLYDDNSISLDGPTSEAFTENVPERFKAYGWHVLTVDDGNDLDALKEAIETARGVLDQPSLICVKTVIGFGSPQEGTNKVHGAALGEENVKKTKEFFGWDPNKTFFIPDGVQEHMSEAGKRGEELHKEWKNKFEEFKKAYPDEAELFALSEDGKLPEGWDKDMPTFDLAKPLATRQASGKALEQLRVNIPWLLGGSADLASSNETPGKDGSGAFQPGNYGGRNLWYGVREHGMGAVMNGIASYGGTKVYGATFLTFSDYMRGSIRLAALTKAPVTYIFTHDSIALGSDGPTHQPIEQISSLRLTPNLTVLRPADAYETVEAWKIAVSRLKGPVALILSRQVLPVLDQNKYAPASNVWKGGYILKDSDGQPDVILIATGSEVHLILEAQEKLAAEGIKARAVSMPSFEIFDQQDEAYRDSVLPPNLKKRVSVEAGVTLTWYKYVTEEGTPIGIDRFGESGDGDAVMEHFGFTTDHVIKAAKALLKK; the protein is encoded by the coding sequence ATGTCGACCGACAATTCGAAGAATATTGCAGAGTTAAGTGTAAATACATTACGGATGCTGTCCATAGATATGGTACAGAAAGCCAATCAAGGCCACCCCGGCTTACCTTTGGGTGCCGCGCCAATGGCTTATGTGCTATGGAATAACTTCTTAAGGTTTGATCCGAAAGAACCTAAATGGCCAAACCGCGATCGCTTTGTTCTATCGGCGGGCCACGGCTCTGCATTGTTGTACAGCTTGCTGCACATGTATGGTTATGATCTTTCTATGGAAGATCTTAAAGGGTTCAGGCAATTAGGCTCACGCACTGCAGGACACCCCGAGTCGACGTTGACACCTGGCGTAGAAGTTACTACCGGCCCGCTGGGGCAAGGTTTTGGCAACGGTGTAGGTATGGCAATGGCTACCCAGTTTTTGGCAGCCACTTACAATAAAGAAGGGCACGACCTTGTTGACCACTATGTTTACAGTATTGTAAGTGACGGCGACCTGATGGAGGGCGTTGCTTCTGAAGCAGCATCACTTGCAGGCCACTTGAAACTTGGCCGTTTGGTCTATTTATACGATGATAACTCTATCTCTTTAGACGGTCCAACCAGTGAAGCATTTACTGAGAACGTTCCTGAAAGATTTAAAGCTTACGGATGGCATGTGTTAACCGTAGACGATGGTAACGACCTTGATGCGTTAAAAGAAGCTATTGAAACAGCAAGAGGTGTGCTTGACCAACCGTCATTGATCTGCGTAAAAACAGTTATCGGTTTTGGCAGCCCGCAGGAAGGTACCAATAAGGTTCATGGCGCAGCATTGGGCGAAGAAAACGTTAAAAAGACCAAAGAGTTCTTTGGCTGGGACCCTAATAAAACATTCTTCATTCCCGATGGTGTGCAGGAGCACATGAGCGAAGCTGGTAAACGTGGCGAAGAACTGCATAAAGAATGGAAAAATAAATTCGAAGAATTTAAGAAAGCATATCCTGACGAAGCTGAGCTATTTGCGCTGAGCGAAGACGGCAAATTGCCCGAAGGCTGGGACAAAGACATGCCTACATTTGACCTGGCTAAACCTTTAGCAACCCGCCAGGCATCGGGCAAAGCGCTTGAGCAGCTACGCGTAAATATTCCATGGTTACTAGGTGGTTCTGCCGACCTTGCAAGTTCGAACGAAACACCGGGTAAAGACGGCAGCGGCGCGTTCCAGCCGGGTAATTATGGCGGCCGCAACCTTTGGTATGGCGTGCGCGAGCATGGTATGGGTGCGGTAATGAATGGTATTGCCTCTTATGGCGGCACTAAAGTTTATGGTGCAACCTTTTTAACGTTCTCAGATTACATGCGCGGTTCGATCCGCCTGGCTGCTTTAACCAAGGCGCCAGTAACTTATATATTCACTCACGACAGTATCGCTTTAGGTTCTGACGGGCCAACCCACCAGCCTATAGAGCAGATATCATCTTTGCGTTTAACACCAAACTTAACCGTGCTACGCCCTGCTGATGCTTACGAAACCGTTGAGGCCTGGAAAATAGCTGTCAGCAGATTAAAAGGGCCTGTTGCTTTGATCTTATCCCGCCAGGTGTTGCCCGTGTTAGACCAGAATAAATACGCACCTGCCAGCAATGTTTGGAAAGGTGGTTACATTTTAAAGGACAGCGATGGCCAGCCCGATGTAATTCTAATTGCTACCGGCTCTGAGGTACACCTGATCCTGGAAGCACAGGAAAAGTTAGCCGCCGAAGGTATTAAAGCCCGCGCGGTAAGTATGCCGTCATTTGAGATATTTGATCAGCAGGATGAGGCTTACCGCGATTCTGTTTTGCCGCCAAACCTTAAAAAACGCGTGTCTGTAGAGGCCGGTGTTACTTTAACCTGGTACAAGTACGTTACAGAAGAGGGAACCCCGATCGGTATCGATCGATTCGGAGAATCAGGCGACGGCGATGCAGTAATGGAACATTTCGGTTTCACTACAGACCATGTGATTAAAGCAGCTAAGGCTTTGCTAAAAAAATAA
- a CDS encoding glycoside hydrolase family 88 protein, with product MTLKVTVAAVFLFLATIASSNAQVNYAERFRAAAAQYKVLMRRLPAERFPKTYFAVNDSLGTSDSGWWCSGFYPGTLLQLYRETKDPAILTEANRMLGLLAKEQYNTGTHDLGFMMYCSFGNALKIDPRPEYKQILINSAKSLAKRFDPKVGCIRSWNGKPGDFLVIIDNMMNLELLFWATKVTGDSSFYKIAVTHANTTMKNHFRPDHSSYHVLTYDEQTGAVKHKGTAQGYADESAWARGQAWGLYGYTVMYRETHDQKYLDQANHIASFILDNPNLPSDKILYWDYNAPNIPNALRDVSAAAITASALLELRKYNSGAIAQKYLSNAKAILKTLSSSPYLAPGGTNGGFILQHSVGHLPAKSEVDVPLTYADYYYMEALTRLKGVEIDH from the coding sequence ATGACATTAAAAGTAACTGTTGCGGCTGTATTTTTATTTTTAGCAACGATTGCCTCATCGAATGCGCAGGTAAACTACGCAGAGCGTTTTAGGGCCGCCGCCGCCCAGTACAAAGTTTTGATGAGGCGTCTGCCTGCAGAAAGGTTTCCTAAGACTTACTTTGCGGTGAACGATAGTTTAGGCACCAGCGACTCGGGTTGGTGGTGCAGTGGTTTTTATCCGGGCACTTTACTGCAGCTTTACCGGGAAACAAAGGATCCGGCAATCCTAACTGAGGCCAATCGCATGTTAGGGTTGCTTGCCAAAGAGCAATATAATACAGGCACGCACGACCTAGGGTTTATGATGTATTGCAGTTTTGGGAATGCTTTAAAAATAGATCCTAGGCCCGAATACAAGCAAATATTGATAAACAGTGCAAAATCGCTTGCCAAACGGTTTGACCCAAAGGTGGGCTGCATACGCTCATGGAACGGCAAGCCCGGCGATTTTCTGGTGATCATAGATAACATGATGAACCTGGAACTGCTGTTTTGGGCGACAAAGGTTACCGGCGATTCTAGCTTTTATAAAATAGCCGTTACCCATGCCAACACAACCATGAAGAACCACTTCCGGCCGGATCATAGCTCATATCATGTGCTGACTTACGATGAGCAAACCGGTGCAGTGAAGCATAAGGGTACCGCACAGGGTTATGCGGATGAGTCGGCGTGGGCAAGAGGACAGGCTTGGGGTTTATATGGTTATACGGTGATGTATCGCGAAACGCATGATCAAAAATACCTCGACCAGGCGAACCATATCGCATCGTTTATTTTAGATAATCCTAATTTACCATCAGACAAAATACTTTACTGGGACTATAACGCGCCTAACATACCCAATGCTTTGCGTGATGTATCTGCTGCAGCTATAACAGCATCGGCATTGCTGGAATTAAGAAAGTATAACAGTGGGGCAATAGCTCAAAAATATCTAAGCAATGCAAAAGCGATATTGAAAACCTTGTCTTCGTCGCCGTACCTGGCACCTGGGGGGACTAATGGCGGGTTTATCCTGCAGCACAGCGTTGGACACTTGCCCGCCAAAAGCGAAGTTGACGTGCCGCTTACCTATGCAGACTATTACTATATGGAGGCATTGACACGGTTGAAGGGTGTAGAAATAGATCATTAA
- a CDS encoding luciferase domain-containing protein, translated as MDWLDEIKLEVSEWDGVTVCTHKYGGIQFNKGDKELGHIHSNGLLDILLNRALKQQLKTGNRIQDHHKFKNSGWISFYLREKDDITYALKLLRLAENKITKPVE; from the coding sequence TTGGACTGGCTTGATGAAATTAAGCTAGAGGTTAGCGAATGGGATGGTGTAACGGTTTGCACACATAAATATGGTGGTATACAGTTTAATAAAGGCGATAAAGAATTAGGGCATATCCATAGTAATGGGTTGCTCGATATCCTACTAAATCGCGCCTTGAAACAACAACTAAAGACTGGCAATAGAATACAAGACCATCATAAATTCAAAAATTCCGGATGGATAAGTTTTTACTTACGCGAAAAAGACGACATTACTTATGCGCTTAAACTTTTAAGGCTTGCAGAGAATAAAATAACAAAGCCGGTCGAATAG
- a CDS encoding SRPBCC family protein: protein MQVLNSRADGYVFANLFAVVVISITKHFMPPYINGVLIFSEFIIIPLVMGIISSWFWRDLNLSSRQLLMSGFYNTLLAIAFSAMFLGEGVICLIIVSPLIWVCISAGTFAGRYMFKRDNNNLNFSILSLLLFIYMMDVRSTHDYQNEVSDAMVINAPVSEVWSHVVAFKRINKENNFWLFKVGMPSPVQSTVDGYYLGAKRKCIFSNGYTFDEKISTFEINRKLTFDVTHQPRDPEIMGHIDILRGQFLLKDNGDNTTTLIGNSWYKLYVFPVWYYDIWAKSITRNVHLRVMEHIKELSEAK from the coding sequence ATGCAAGTTTTAAATTCAAGAGCAGACGGTTATGTTTTCGCTAACCTTTTTGCAGTGGTGGTGATCAGCATAACAAAACATTTTATGCCACCCTACATAAATGGTGTCCTTATCTTTTCAGAGTTTATTATCATTCCGTTGGTCATGGGGATTATAAGCTCGTGGTTTTGGCGTGATCTTAATTTATCCAGCCGTCAATTATTGATGTCCGGCTTTTACAACACACTACTAGCTATTGCCTTTAGTGCCATGTTTTTAGGCGAAGGAGTTATTTGTCTAATTATCGTGTCACCGTTAATATGGGTTTGCATAAGTGCCGGCACTTTCGCGGGGCGTTATATGTTTAAGAGGGACAACAATAATTTGAATTTCAGCATACTATCGCTGCTGCTTTTCATTTATATGATGGATGTGCGTTCAACGCATGACTACCAAAACGAGGTTTCCGACGCAATGGTTATAAACGCACCTGTGAGCGAAGTTTGGTCGCATGTTGTCGCATTCAAACGTATCAATAAGGAGAATAATTTTTGGCTATTTAAGGTTGGGATGCCAAGTCCGGTTCAATCAACTGTTGACGGGTATTACCTCGGCGCAAAACGCAAATGTATTTTTAGCAATGGTTACACTTTCGATGAAAAAATTTCGACGTTTGAGATTAACAGAAAACTTACCTTCGATGTAACGCACCAACCCCGTGATCCCGAAATAATGGGCCATATAGACATATTACGTGGCCAATTTTTGTTAAAGGACAACGGCGACAACACCACAACACTTATTGGCAACAGTTGGTACAAGCTATACGTCTTCCCTGTTTGGTATTATGATATTTGGGCAAAAAGCATTACGCGCAATGTGCATTTACGCGTAATGGAACATATAAAAGAACTAAGCGAAGCAAAGTAA
- a CDS encoding GbsR/MarR family transcriptional regulator: MDLPEAKHKFIEAWGKLGSEWGINRTMAQVHALLLITPGELSTEGVMAELSISRGNANMTLRNLIGWGLVEKRLRPGERKEYFCSDKDTWTIARQVAKERRKRELDPVLKILGELSTLKGDNKDPVFKTFHKSVTDINNLAKNVDKTLDIMLKAEESWFWGSIVKVFK; this comes from the coding sequence ATGGATCTGCCAGAAGCGAAACATAAATTTATAGAGGCCTGGGGTAAGCTAGGCTCTGAATGGGGCATTAACCGCACCATGGCACAAGTACATGCTTTACTATTGATAACACCCGGCGAATTATCTACAGAAGGAGTAATGGCCGAACTAAGTATATCTCGCGGTAACGCTAATATGACTCTTAGGAATTTGATCGGCTGGGGACTGGTAGAGAAAAGACTGCGTCCGGGGGAACGTAAAGAGTATTTTTGTTCGGATAAAGACACCTGGACAATTGCCCGCCAGGTTGCTAAAGAACGCCGAAAACGTGAGCTTGACCCTGTTCTTAAAATATTAGGAGAGTTAAGTACACTTAAAGGGGACAATAAGGACCCTGTATTTAAAACCTTTCATAAATCTGTGACTGACATTAACAATCTTGCTAAAAACGTCGATAAAACTCTAGATATAATGCTAAAGGCAGAAGAGAGTTGGTTTTGGGGCTCAATTGTAAAAGTTTTTAAATAA
- a CDS encoding ribosomal maturation YjgA family protein: MMFRFNLKYFLWTVALFLTEVAIALYIHDAFIRPYFGDFLVVVLIFCFVRSFFKTRLVPTLIGVLLFAYLIETAQYFHIVNALGLQGNRLAETVIGTGFSWVDMLMYTLGGMFLKVINVNDKNHLPA; this comes from the coding sequence ATGATGTTTCGATTTAACCTCAAATATTTCCTCTGGACTGTAGCGCTCTTCCTTACCGAGGTGGCTATCGCGCTTTACATACACGACGCGTTTATCAGGCCTTACTTCGGCGATTTCCTTGTGGTAGTATTGATCTTTTGCTTTGTAAGATCGTTCTTTAAAACACGGCTCGTGCCAACACTCATCGGCGTTTTATTATTTGCCTATCTTATTGAAACAGCCCAATACTTTCATATTGTAAATGCGCTTGGCCTGCAGGGAAACCGGCTTGCAGAAACCGTTATCGGCACCGGGTTCTCATGGGTAGATATGCTGATGTATACGCTTGGGGGGATGTTTCTTAAGGTGATCAACGTTAATGATAAGAACCATTTGCCCGCCTAA
- a CDS encoding TonB-dependent receptor yields MTCIIKHLAVLIFWVLMGMVCHAQTVKGTVQDSLGKPVPYATISLKNTGNLILSYTTTTEKGNFEISVPKGADRTGLRLEVTSVGFKKETRQVQDLSIAYNFKLAAAIHQLQTVTIKDKNPRLRVSGDTLSYKVSDFTNPQDRVIGDVIKKLPGIDVDKNGKISYNGKAISNLYIGGDNLLDDKYNIATSSIPHGVVDQVQVMQNHQPIKMLQNKVVSDDVALNLTIKKEAKMQVVGQETIGAGLPGNYYADLNAMAFKDKYKAINYFKGNNVGIDVSNDLIAHNQEAFMSRLDNDRPGTILSLGTAGDPDLPRSRYLLNRSGLLNLNNLVTIKKEVQLRANISYFRDSQRQDYRKLSEIYLPNDTVRYSETQVNKNRPDILHAQFMLNMNKSKYYLNDNFSADYSHYKGYSSLVSNGIPVNQVLSDNLTNFSNEFDYRQTLKGNTIVNLYSYINHSTEPENRVIDPNLNPSVFNNNIAYNQLTQTANIPTWFSNNYLSLAIPRDWVTQTYKAGITSQSQQLNSALSVTQLNNSVNLLSDSALNHLNWSRQKFYTEAVYDFPGTKLKANITLPLSLQNTSYNDSFYNLDERLTRLYFSPTLFVKYMTGIENFVTANYSLRNNIGNIQDVYRGYILTNYRSLYANNADLSERQTQNASVGFNYRKAIVLFFFSLNAGYTHVNINNIASSVITNNITRRIVLPFDNNINSWNFSGNISKYDFGLKTTFSAAASYQTTKLNQILNSQILPYTTRSTLLSFGADTRISPKVNTSYHADYLITESNSSAVAGSNKFQRLTQRASVNYNPTNNLFLSLSGDYYYTHQPGANDLKYPFADASLRYHFLKTKLDLEVTAQNLLNTQNYTAVYLSANVYSASTYTIPGRILLAKVLFNL; encoded by the coding sequence ATGACCTGCATCATAAAACATCTTGCTGTACTCATTTTTTGGGTGCTGATGGGGATGGTTTGCCATGCGCAAACTGTTAAAGGCACTGTGCAGGATAGCTTGGGCAAACCTGTACCCTACGCCACCATCAGCCTTAAAAATACGGGTAACCTCATCCTTTCTTACACCACAACTACAGAGAAGGGGAATTTTGAAATATCCGTTCCGAAGGGTGCAGACAGAACAGGTTTGCGTTTAGAGGTAACATCTGTCGGCTTCAAAAAAGAAACCAGGCAGGTGCAGGACCTTTCGATCGCCTATAACTTTAAGTTGGCTGCAGCCATTCACCAGCTGCAAACAGTCACCATAAAAGACAAGAACCCAAGGCTGCGTGTAAGCGGTGATACATTGAGTTACAAGGTGTCTGACTTTACCAACCCCCAAGACCGCGTAATCGGCGATGTCATCAAAAAACTGCCGGGAATAGACGTTGATAAGAACGGCAAGATAAGCTATAATGGTAAGGCTATATCAAACCTGTACATTGGCGGCGATAACCTGCTTGATGATAAGTATAACATCGCCACCAGCAGCATCCCGCATGGTGTGGTAGACCAGGTGCAGGTAATGCAAAACCACCAGCCTATAAAAATGCTGCAGAATAAAGTGGTGAGCGACGATGTCGCACTAAACCTTACCATAAAAAAAGAAGCCAAAATGCAGGTGGTCGGTCAGGAAACCATAGGCGCGGGGCTGCCCGGTAATTACTATGCAGACCTTAATGCCATGGCTTTTAAAGACAAGTATAAAGCCATCAATTATTTTAAGGGTAACAACGTGGGTATCGATGTAAGCAACGATCTGATCGCCCATAACCAGGAGGCTTTCATGTCGAGGTTAGATAATGACAGGCCTGGAACAATTTTGTCTTTAGGCACCGCCGGGGATCCCGACCTGCCGCGAAGCCGTTACCTGCTCAACCGTTCGGGTTTGCTTAATCTCAATAACCTTGTCACCATTAAAAAAGAAGTGCAGCTGCGCGCAAATATTTCTTATTTCCGCGACAGTCAGCGGCAGGATTATCGCAAGCTGAGCGAGATCTATTTGCCAAATGATACGGTGCGGTATTCGGAAACTCAGGTTAATAAAAACCGGCCAGACATTTTGCACGCGCAGTTTATGCTGAACATGAACAAGAGCAAATATTATCTTAATGATAACTTCTCTGCCGATTATAGTCATTACAAAGGCTACTCGTCGCTGGTGAGCAACGGCATACCCGTGAACCAGGTACTGAGCGATAACCTAACCAATTTTAGCAATGAGTTTGACTACCGGCAAACCTTAAAGGGCAATACCATTGTAAATCTGTACAGCTACATTAACCACTCCACGGAACCGGAAAACCGCGTCATCGACCCCAACCTTAACCCTTCGGTCTTTAATAACAATATTGCCTATAATCAGCTTACCCAAACGGCCAATATCCCAACCTGGTTCAGCAATAATTATCTATCCTTAGCCATTCCGCGCGATTGGGTAACGCAGACCTATAAAGCGGGAATAACATCACAAAGCCAACAATTAAACTCGGCACTCTCTGTTACGCAGTTAAATAACTCAGTGAACCTGCTGTCAGACAGTGCATTGAACCATTTAAACTGGTCGAGGCAAAAATTTTACACTGAAGCGGTTTATGACTTCCCCGGTACGAAACTTAAAGCCAATATTACACTGCCGCTTAGCCTGCAAAACACCAGCTACAATGACAGCTTTTACAATTTGGATGAACGGCTGACAAGGCTGTACTTCAGCCCGACCTTGTTTGTGAAGTACATGACCGGGATTGAAAATTTTGTTACGGCAAATTATTCGCTTCGTAATAATATCGGCAATATCCAGGACGTGTACCGGGGTTACATACTCACCAATTACCGCAGCCTGTATGCCAACAACGCCGATCTGAGCGAAAGGCAAACCCAAAACGCGTCTGTAGGGTTTAACTATCGCAAGGCTATTGTACTTTTTTTCTTTAGTCTTAACGCGGGTTATACACATGTTAATATCAACAATATCGCCTCGAGCGTTATCACCAATAATATCACCCGGCGCATTGTGCTGCCGTTTGATAACAACATCAACAGCTGGAATTTTAGCGGCAATATCAGCAAATATGATTTCGGGTTGAAAACTACATTCAGCGCCGCGGCAAGTTATCAAACCACAAAGCTCAACCAAATTCTCAACAGTCAGATCTTGCCCTACACAACCAGGTCAACGCTGCTGTCCTTCGGTGCCGACACCCGCATCAGCCCGAAGGTGAACACGTCGTATCATGCCGATTATCTGATCACAGAAAGTAATTCTTCGGCAGTGGCGGGCAGCAACAAATTTCAGCGGCTTACGCAAAGGGCGTCAGTAAACTACAACCCAACGAATAACTTATTTTTATCGCTTTCCGGCGACTATTATTATACCCATCAACCGGGCGCGAATGATCTGAAGTATCCGTTCGCAGATGCCAGTCTGCGCTATCACTTCCTGAAAACTAAGCTCGATCTGGAAGTAACCGCGCAAAACCTCCTCAATACGCAAAACTACACGGCCGTTTATCTGTCGGCCAACGTATATTCGGCAAGCACTTATACCATACCCGGAAGAATCTTGTTAGCTAAAGTGCTGTTCAATCTTTAA
- a CDS encoding GLPGLI family protein, protein MKKLNLIFAALSLAGTALAQKPEMAQAIVHYNFTHVRDTTNREHPYTEKMTLFLGPTASVYRSYDRKLQDAMMRQQAAEQMAAQKGSGQVTLKLTGNRPTTRAEIFQFPTVHKMYRKEQLLATMYLIEDQLPIINWKISADTTSFGTLHCQKATGHLGGRDYTAWFCPDLPYHTGPWKLSGLPGLIVEAYDAKKDVIFKFDGMEEAKATPVTETTTSANPDQIKLIGSDSNKDPNLIALPADAAKTTDKEYTKLQEAMRKDPQAFMGSMGGGMRMMPQGGAPSSPSPGMPQSVNIISAPRTAATNNPLELPEKK, encoded by the coding sequence ATGAAAAAACTCAACCTAATTTTTGCGGCACTATCTTTAGCCGGCACCGCATTGGCACAAAAGCCTGAAATGGCCCAGGCAATAGTACATTATAACTTTACACATGTAAGGGACACTACCAACCGCGAACATCCTTATACAGAAAAGATGACGCTCTTTTTAGGCCCTACGGCAAGTGTGTACAGAAGTTACGACAGAAAATTGCAAGACGCCATGATGCGCCAGCAAGCCGCAGAACAAATGGCGGCACAAAAAGGCAGCGGGCAGGTTACCTTAAAACTTACCGGCAACCGGCCGACTACCCGCGCGGAAATATTCCAATTCCCGACAGTGCATAAAATGTACCGAAAAGAACAATTGTTGGCCACCATGTACCTGATAGAGGATCAACTACCGATTATTAACTGGAAGATAAGCGCTGACACTACCTCATTCGGTACGCTGCATTGCCAAAAAGCAACAGGCCATTTAGGCGGGCGTGATTATACGGCTTGGTTTTGCCCCGATCTGCCGTATCATACCGGCCCGTGGAAATTAAGTGGCCTGCCCGGACTTATCGTGGAAGCGTATGACGCAAAAAAGGATGTAATATTTAAGTTCGATGGCATGGAAGAGGCGAAAGCAACGCCGGTAACTGAAACTACTACAAGCGCCAACCCCGACCAGATAAAACTAATCGGAAGCGATAGTAACAAAGACCCTAATCTGATCGCGCTGCCCGCCGACGCCGCTAAGACCACAGACAAGGAGTATACCAAATTGCAGGAAGCGATGCGTAAAGACCCCCAGGCATTTATGGGCAGTATGGGCGGCGGTATGCGTATGATGCCGCAGGGTGGCGCACCATCTTCACCCTCACCCGGCATGCCTCAATCTGTAAATATAATATCGGCGCCGCGAACTGCTGCTACAAACAATCCGTTAGAATTACCCGAGAAGAAATGA